The following DNA comes from Arthrobacter sp. SLBN-83.
CCGGTGCCCTCTACACGGATGTGAACGCCGTCATCCCCACCAAGGCCATCCTCGCCGTGGCCGCCGTGCTGGTGGCCATCCTGTTCATCGTGGCTGCCGTAATCGGCCGCTGGCGCCTGCCGGTGATCGGCACGGCCATGCTGATCATCACGTCCATCCTGGCCGGCGGTGTCTATCCGTGGGTCATCCAGCAGTTCCAGGTCCGCCCGTCCGAGCAGACGCTGGAAAGCGAGTACATCAAGCGCAACATCGAGAACACGCGCAAGGCCTATGGCTTGGACGGCATTCAGGAAACCCGGTACGACGCCACCAATACGGCCAACACCGGCGCCCTGGCCCCGGATGCCCAGACCACGGCCAACATCCGCCTCCTGGACCCGAACCTGATTTCGGACGCTTTTGCGCAGCTGGAACAGTACCGTCCGTATTACCAGTTCCCCAAGGCCCTTAATGTGGACCGTTACGAGGTGGACGGCAAGATCCAGGACACCGTGATCGCGGTGCGGGAACTGAACCCCACGAACGTGCAGACCAACCAGCAGGGCTGGCTTAACCAGCACGTGGTGTACACCCACGGCTACGGGGTGGTGGCCGCCAAGGGCAACAAGTTCACGGCTGATGGCAAACCTGAATTCCTGCAGTCCGGCATTCCGTCAACCGGCGTGCTGGGTAACGACAGCACCTACGAACCCAGGATCTACTTCGGCGAGTCCTCACCCGAATACTCCATCGTGGGCGCCCCCGACGGTGCCACTCCGCGCGAGCAGGACCGGCCCTCCGGCAAGGAAGGGGAGGGGGAGACCCAGTACACCTTCAAGGGCAACGGCGGACCGAACGTTGGGTCGTTCTTCAACAAGATCCTGTACGCCATCAAGTTCCAGTCCTCGGACCTGCTGCTGTCGGACGGCGTGAACCCGCAGTCCCAGATCCTCTATGACCGCAGCCCGCGCGAACGGGTCCAGAAGGTGGCCCCCTACCTGACGGTTGACGGAGGCGCGTATCCGGCGGTGGTGGACGGCCGGGTCAAGTGGATCGTGGACGGCTACACCACCAGCCAGTACTTCCCGTACTCACAGCAGAAGTCACTTTCGGATGCCACCGCTGATTCGCAGACGAGTTCCGGCCGTGCCGTGGCCCTGCCCAACAGCACCGTGAACTACATCCGCAACTCGGTGAAGGCAACGGTGGACGCCTATGACGGTTCGGTCACCCTCTATGCCTGGGACGACACGGACCCTGTCCTGAAGGCCTGGCAGAAGGTCTTCCCGTCAACGCTGAAGCCGTATTCAGAGATGTCCGGCGCCCTGATGAGCCACGTCCGGTACCCGGAGGACCTGTTCAAGGTCCAGCGCGAACTGCTGGGGCAGTACCACGTGACGGATCCCATCAGCTTCTACAAGAACAACGACGCGTGGAGTACGCCTGCCGATCCCACCGTGAGCACCGACGTGAAGCAGCCGCCGTTCTACATGTCGCTGCAGATGCCGGACCAGCAGAAGCCTGCCTTCCAGCTGACGTCTTCGTTCATCCCGCAGATCGTCAACGGTAATGCCCGCAACGTCCTGTACGGCTTCCTCGCCGCCGACTCGGATGCAGGAAACCAGCCCGGCGTGAAGGCGGACGGC
Coding sequences within:
- a CDS encoding UPF0182 family membrane protein; protein product: MSTGRPPSRRGALTPTLIVVALVVVGFIFFANVWTDVLWYRQLGFVEVFITENLAKIATFVAGFGIMFAAVFFSIRIAYNSRPVYAPDSEVRDNLNRYQAQLEPVRRIVMVGLPVLFGLFAGSAAASQWQKVLLFFNQVGFGQADPQFNMDISFYLMTLPFLGFVTGFLISVVVIAGIAGILTHYLYGSIRLMERGVFTSRAAQIHIAVTGAAFLVLLGVNFWLDRYSSVQSNGGRWAGALYTDVNAVIPTKAILAVAAVLVAILFIVAAVIGRWRLPVIGTAMLIITSILAGGVYPWVIQQFQVRPSEQTLESEYIKRNIENTRKAYGLDGIQETRYDATNTANTGALAPDAQTTANIRLLDPNLISDAFAQLEQYRPYYQFPKALNVDRYEVDGKIQDTVIAVRELNPTNVQTNQQGWLNQHVVYTHGYGVVAAKGNKFTADGKPEFLQSGIPSTGVLGNDSTYEPRIYFGESSPEYSIVGAPDGATPREQDRPSGKEGEGETQYTFKGNGGPNVGSFFNKILYAIKFQSSDLLLSDGVNPQSQILYDRSPRERVQKVAPYLTVDGGAYPAVVDGRVKWIVDGYTTSQYFPYSQQKSLSDATADSQTSSGRAVALPNSTVNYIRNSVKATVDAYDGSVTLYAWDDTDPVLKAWQKVFPSTLKPYSEMSGALMSHVRYPEDLFKVQRELLGQYHVTDPISFYKNNDAWSTPADPTVSTDVKQPPFYMSLQMPDQQKPAFQLTSSFIPQIVNGNARNVLYGFLAADSDAGNQPGVKADGYGKLRLLQIPPETQVPGPGQAQNKFNSDPTVSQALNLLRQGASDVLNGNLLTLPVGGGILYVQPVYLKSTGETSYPTLQRVLVAFGDKVGFAPTLDAALKQLFGGDSGAAAGDSANNGQTPTGPAPATPAEADAKAQLKAALDEANSAIQAGQTALAAGDFAAYGDAQKKVAAALKKAMDAEAKIPATAPEANPAPAASASPSATPSPSASAGR